One window from the genome of Haladaptatus paucihalophilus DX253 encodes:
- a CDS encoding DUF7835 family putative zinc beta-ribbon protein yields MKAKPPRTPDDGNARNENENAKATRSENDEQQADRTEECPTCVAETPHRVTIEIRTENEQAKHSSFSREPYRVSVCVECGEETVRRMNDA; encoded by the coding sequence GTGAAAGCAAAACCACCACGAACGCCGGACGATGGAAACGCGCGGAACGAAAACGAGAACGCGAAAGCGACACGGAGCGAAAACGATGAACAGCAGGCGGACAGGACGGAGGAGTGTCCGACCTGTGTGGCGGAGACGCCACACCGCGTCACTATCGAGATTCGAACGGAAAACGAACAGGCGAAGCACAGTTCGTTTTCCCGCGAACCGTACCGAGTCAGCGTCTGTGTCGAATGCGGCGAGGAGACGGTTCGGCGGATGAACGACGCCTGA
- a CDS encoding HAD family hydrolase — MTDDYDAVVYDLDGTLVRLAVDWAAAAEPIKPILREHGADADADDALDLLPVAESMGLAEEVEPHLAAAERAGARDSERLPLLDELAAADGPVGICSLNCEAACRLALDAHGVPNATDVIVGRDSVPERKPHPQPLLTAMQKLGATPERTLFVGDSDSDAETARRAGTAFRRV, encoded by the coding sequence GTGACCGACGACTACGATGCGGTCGTGTACGACCTCGACGGAACGCTCGTTCGACTCGCCGTGGATTGGGCCGCCGCCGCGGAACCCATCAAGCCGATTCTCCGGGAGCACGGCGCTGACGCGGACGCGGATGACGCACTCGATTTGTTACCGGTGGCGGAATCGATGGGCCTCGCCGAGGAGGTCGAACCGCACCTCGCGGCGGCCGAACGTGCGGGTGCCCGTGACTCGGAGCGGCTTCCGCTGTTGGACGAGTTGGCCGCCGCCGACGGTCCGGTCGGCATCTGTTCGCTCAACTGCGAGGCCGCGTGTCGTCTCGCGCTGGACGCCCACGGCGTCCCGAACGCGACCGACGTCATCGTCGGCAGGGATTCCGTCCCGGAACGGAAACCCCATCCCCAACCGTTGCTCACGGCCATGCAGAAACTCGGTGCGACGCCGGAACGTACCCTGTTCGTCGGCGACTCGGACAGCGACGCGGAGACGGCCCGGAGGGCTGGAACCGCGTTTCGACGGGTCTGA
- a CDS encoding alpha/beta hydrolase translates to MDDEMADAVARIEAMGVPPWHALSVESARRVEDDVFTADNRAQVAFVRNLSIPGPRGEIPIRVYRPDVQDAPVVVFYHGGGWTLGTLDSIDGVCRELANRAECVVVSVDYRLAPEHPFPAGVDDAVAALEWAADHATAFGGDPARLGVAGTSAGGNLAAATALYARDFGGPTLSHQSLLYPITNHAFDTDSYEENGDGPLLTRADMEWFWSHYLRSPVDGRNPFASPLRARDLSDLPPATVVTCGHDPLRDEGIAYADRLADAGVSVEHDHYPGMAHGFLSLTGDVTAADEAMDAVASSLGSM, encoded by the coding sequence ATGGATGACGAAATGGCCGATGCGGTGGCGCGAATCGAGGCGATGGGTGTTCCGCCGTGGCACGCCCTGTCCGTCGAGAGCGCGCGACGCGTCGAGGACGACGTGTTCACCGCGGATAACCGCGCGCAGGTCGCGTTCGTTCGCAACCTCTCGATTCCCGGCCCTCGCGGAGAGATTCCGATTCGCGTCTACCGCCCCGACGTGCAGGACGCCCCAGTCGTCGTGTTCTATCACGGGGGCGGGTGGACGCTCGGGACGCTCGACTCCATCGACGGCGTGTGCCGAGAGCTGGCGAACCGCGCCGAATGCGTCGTCGTCTCCGTGGACTACCGACTCGCACCGGAACACCCGTTTCCGGCGGGGGTGGACGACGCCGTTGCCGCGCTCGAATGGGCGGCCGACCACGCGACCGCGTTCGGCGGCGACCCCGCCCGTCTCGGCGTCGCTGGCACGAGCGCGGGGGGCAACCTCGCCGCCGCGACCGCGCTCTACGCCCGCGACTTTGGCGGGCCGACGCTCTCCCACCAGAGCCTCCTCTATCCCATCACGAATCACGCCTTCGATACGGATTCCTACGAGGAGAACGGTGACGGACCGCTGCTCACCCGCGCCGACATGGAGTGGTTCTGGAGCCATTACCTCCGGAGTCCGGTCGATGGCCGGAATCCTTTCGCGTCGCCGCTTCGCGCGCGCGACCTCTCAGACCTCCCGCCAGCGACCGTCGTCACGTGCGGTCACGACCCGCTTCGGGACGAGGGCATCGCGTACGCCGACCGACTCGCCGACGCGGGGGTTTCGGTCGAACACGACCACTATCCCGGTATGGCTCACGGCTTTCTGAGCCTCACCGGCGACGTGACTGCGGCGGACGAAGCGATGGATGCGGTCGCGTCGTCCCTCGGTTCGATGTGA
- a CDS encoding VOC family protein: MESTISPETTVGRVALRVNDLDRVRRFYETVVGLERLREDGETAVLGAGGVPLLELVADADAPVRRRTEAGLFHTAFLVPSRSAVADALVRIENDWELSGASDHRVSEALYLTDPEGNGVEIYRDRPREEWSVEEDGSVRMETLPLDIDELREQRTDAETVPSGTTVGHVHLEVSSLSAAREFYVETLGTRIRQRFGPSALFLATDDYHHHIGLNTWNDRTEPTAGRGLLWFELVVPDRAALDEARHRFAARGVETTSRENGFDVSDSDTINLRITVND, from the coding sequence ATGGAGTCCACAATTTCTCCCGAAACGACCGTCGGTCGCGTCGCACTCCGAGTCAACGACCTCGACCGAGTGCGTCGCTTTTACGAGACCGTCGTCGGACTCGAACGCCTGCGGGAGGACGGCGAAACCGCCGTCCTCGGCGCTGGTGGCGTTCCGCTTTTGGAACTGGTCGCGGACGCCGACGCTCCCGTGCGGAGACGAACCGAAGCGGGACTGTTTCACACGGCGTTTCTCGTCCCCTCGCGGAGCGCCGTGGCGGATGCGCTCGTGCGCATCGAGAACGACTGGGAGCTGTCCGGCGCGTCCGACCACCGCGTAAGCGAGGCGCTCTACCTCACGGACCCCGAAGGGAACGGCGTCGAAATCTACCGTGACCGCCCCCGCGAGGAGTGGTCCGTCGAGGAAGACGGGAGCGTTCGGATGGAGACGCTGCCGCTCGACATCGACGAACTCCGGGAACAGCGGACGGACGCCGAAACGGTCCCGTCCGGAACGACCGTCGGGCACGTCCACCTCGAAGTCTCGTCACTCTCCGCCGCCCGGGAGTTCTACGTCGAGACGCTTGGAACCCGTATTCGTCAGCGGTTCGGCCCGTCCGCGCTCTTCCTCGCGACAGACGACTATCACCATCACATCGGCCTGAACACGTGGAACGACCGCACGGAACCGACCGCGGGGCGCGGGTTGCTGTGGTTCGAACTCGTCGTCCCCGACCGGGCGGCGCTCGACGAGGCCCGACATCGGTTCGCCGCGCGCGGCGTCGAGACGACTTCGAGGGAGAACGGATTCGACGTGTCTGATTCCGATACTATAAACCTCCGAATCACAGTGAATGATTGA
- a CDS encoding helix-turn-helix domain-containing protein, with the protein MSTIAEIELPAKEFALRTALERAPNAEFDVVRVAAHDANHVMPYLWVTADDLEKLDSALRADNSIDKLNLIEDLGDERLYRMHWVDQIHVVIHILVEEEATILNLHGKEDRWRLRILFPDRDSLSATYDFCQDTGLSLDVRNIYEISDTRHGLYGLTEEQHETLMMALEAGYYDVPRDSTADDLAGDLSISHQAVSERLRRGHRSLVKNALALSPSDGRE; encoded by the coding sequence ATGAGTACCATCGCCGAAATAGAACTCCCGGCGAAGGAGTTTGCGCTCAGAACCGCCTTGGAGCGTGCGCCGAACGCCGAGTTCGATGTCGTTCGCGTGGCGGCACACGACGCGAATCACGTCATGCCCTACCTCTGGGTGACGGCGGACGACCTGGAGAAGTTGGATTCCGCCCTTCGTGCGGACAACAGCATCGATAAATTGAATCTCATCGAGGACCTCGGCGACGAGCGACTGTACCGGATGCACTGGGTGGACCAGATACACGTCGTCATTCACATCCTCGTCGAGGAGGAAGCGACCATCCTGAACCTCCACGGCAAGGAGGACCGCTGGCGGCTTCGCATCCTCTTTCCCGACCGCGACTCGCTGTCGGCGACGTACGACTTCTGTCAGGACACCGGCCTCTCGCTCGACGTGCGCAACATCTACGAGATAAGCGACACGCGCCACGGCCTGTACGGACTGACCGAAGAACAGCACGAAACGCTGATGATGGCGCTCGAAGCCGGATACTACGACGTCCCGCGAGACTCGACGGCGGACGACCTCGCTGGGGACCTCAGCATCTCCCATCAGGCGGTGTCCGAACGACTTCGACGCGGGCATCGGAGTCTCGTGAAAAACGCGCTCGCGCTCTCCCCGAGCGACGGCCGCGAGTGA
- the kynU gene encoding kynureninase, with product MDTGADDAKRRDEADPLASVRDRFSIPEGELYMDGNSLGVHSSDAERALSNAVEEWKELGIRGWTDADPDWFHYGERLGDRLAPLVGADEAEVVVGNSTTVNIHALFSTFYDGGEVVVNELDFPTDHYAIRAQMRRLGLDPDDHLVVVESRDGRTIEEEDVIDALTPETSILFMPSVLYRSGQLLDLKRLTDAAHARGALAGFDLAHSVGAVPHRLSEWGVDFAVWCSYKYLNAGPGAVAGLYVNERHFGTEPGLAGWWGHDKETQFEMETTFTPAANAGAWQIGTVPVFSAAPLLGSLEPFEEVGIDPVREKSLSLTDFLIEIVDELPEYRVGTPRDPERRGGHVAVEHEEAYRIGEALKERGVVVDFRPPNVVRVCPAPLYVGFHDVWRVGEHLREIVETREYESLDRRGGGVT from the coding sequence ATGGATACGGGGGCGGACGACGCGAAACGACGTGACGAGGCCGACCCGCTCGCTTCCGTTCGGGACCGGTTTTCGATTCCGGAGGGCGAACTGTACATGGACGGCAACTCGCTCGGCGTACACTCGTCGGACGCGGAGCGGGCGCTCTCGAACGCGGTCGAGGAGTGGAAAGAACTGGGAATCCGAGGCTGGACGGACGCCGACCCGGACTGGTTCCACTACGGGGAGCGCCTCGGCGACCGACTCGCGCCGCTCGTCGGCGCGGACGAGGCGGAGGTCGTCGTCGGAAACTCCACGACGGTCAACATCCACGCGCTCTTCTCGACGTTCTACGACGGCGGGGAGGTCGTCGTCAACGAACTCGACTTCCCGACGGACCACTACGCCATCCGCGCACAGATGCGACGGCTTGGTCTCGACCCGGACGACCACCTCGTCGTCGTCGAAAGCCGCGACGGGCGCACCATCGAAGAAGAGGACGTCATCGACGCGTTGACCCCCGAGACGTCGATTCTGTTCATGCCGTCCGTCCTCTACCGGAGCGGACAGTTGCTCGACCTGAAGCGACTGACGGACGCGGCACACGCCCGCGGCGCGCTGGCCGGGTTCGACCTCGCCCACTCGGTCGGCGCGGTACCCCATCGACTCTCCGAGTGGGGTGTAGATTTCGCCGTCTGGTGTAGCTACAAGTACCTGAACGCCGGACCGGGCGCAGTTGCGGGCCTGTACGTCAACGAACGCCACTTCGGCACCGAACCCGGACTCGCCGGATGGTGGGGACACGACAAGGAAACCCAATTCGAGATGGAGACGACGTTCACGCCCGCCGCGAACGCCGGAGCGTGGCAAATCGGCACGGTACCCGTCTTCAGCGCCGCCCCGCTCTTGGGGTCGCTCGAACCGTTCGAGGAGGTTGGAATCGACCCGGTGCGGGAGAAATCGCTGTCGCTCACCGACTTTCTCATCGAGATAGTGGACGAGTTGCCGGAGTATCGGGTCGGCACCCCGCGTGACCCCGAACGCCGGGGCGGACACGTCGCCGTCGAACACGAAGAAGCGTACCGCATCGGCGAGGCGCTGAAAGAGAGAGGCGTCGTCGTGGACTTCCGGCCGCCGAACGTCGTCCGGGTCTGTCCGGCACCCCTGTACGTCGGCTTTCACGACGTGTGGCGTGTCGGAGAGCACCTGCGCGAAATCGTCGAGACGCGAGAGTACGAGTCGCTCGACCGTCGCGGTGGCGGAGTGACGTAG
- a CDS encoding NUDIX hydrolase translates to MSLEARTRDATTESLRRLRNAYGMFPVHDERVGNDADYFEHGRRKAADGWLGDAAVWVTDAKDRVAMIRHPNAANEWGVPGGGHEPGETLSETARREVREETGLRCRLTDVLNVRRKEIFLETDPSERLFALSVLFSGVRVGGELTVGDDVLDARWFDSPPERVLDFIEPQVERWRDG, encoded by the coding sequence ATGTCACTCGAAGCGCGAACCCGCGACGCCACGACGGAGAGCCTCCGTCGGCTTCGAAACGCATACGGGATGTTTCCCGTCCACGACGAGCGGGTCGGGAACGACGCCGACTACTTCGAACACGGACGACGAAAAGCAGCGGACGGATGGCTCGGCGACGCCGCCGTCTGGGTGACCGACGCGAAGGACCGGGTAGCGATGATTCGCCATCCGAACGCGGCGAACGAGTGGGGTGTCCCCGGGGGCGGTCACGAACCCGGTGAAACCCTCTCCGAGACGGCCCGGCGCGAGGTGCGTGAGGAGACGGGACTCCGCTGTCGCCTGACGGACGTCCTCAACGTTCGGCGGAAGGAGATATTTCTCGAAACGGACCCGAGCGAGCGACTATTCGCACTCTCGGTACTCTTTTCGGGCGTCCGCGTCGGCGGCGAGTTGACGGTGGGAGACGACGTTCTCGACGCCCGGTGGTTCGACTCGCCGCCGGAGCGCGTCCTCGATTTTATCGAGCCACAGGTCGAACGCTGGCGCGATGGATGA
- a CDS encoding DUF5805 domain-containing protein, translating into MADDGTERTVVKTYIPKYQKEEWQAHADELDMSQSEFVRSMVQAGRRGFEMNPVEDHSGGSNPRGSDLETRVLESLAREDNMSWDELVERLAGNFEDRLDEVLNELQAKNRVQYSGRHGGYVLVGGVDGDE; encoded by the coding sequence ATGGCCGATGACGGGACGGAACGGACTGTCGTAAAGACGTACATTCCGAAATATCAGAAAGAGGAGTGGCAGGCGCACGCCGACGAACTCGATATGAGCCAGAGCGAGTTCGTCAGGTCCATGGTGCAGGCCGGACGACGGGGGTTCGAGATGAATCCCGTGGAGGACCATTCTGGGGGGTCGAACCCCAGGGGTAGCGACCTCGAAACACGGGTGCTCGAATCGCTCGCCAGGGAGGACAACATGTCGTGGGACGAACTGGTCGAACGGCTCGCCGGTAACTTCGAGGACCGGCTCGACGAGGTGTTGAACGAACTACAGGCGAAAAACCGCGTCCAGTACAGCGGGCGCCACGGCGGGTACGTCCTCGTCGGGGGTGTCGATGGCGACGAGTAG